The following are from one region of the Methanobrevibacter sp. genome:
- a CDS encoding secondary thiamine-phosphate synthase enzyme YjbQ, with protein MKMKSASFRINSSRQFEIIDITSRINDEIVDSGIGDGIINIFSRHSTSAIVVNENENGLLNDLEFCLDNLISDKYGYEHDRIDNNARAHLKSFLLSSSETVPVRNSRLDLGTWQSVFFIELDGPRSGRTVSLSIIGQTE; from the coding sequence ATGAAAATGAAATCAGCTAGTTTTAGGATAAATTCATCAAGACAGTTTGAAATAATTGACATCACTTCCAGAATCAACGATGAAATTGTCGATTCGGGAATTGGCGACGGAATCATTAACATTTTCTCAAGACATTCAACATCAGCAATTGTTGTAAACGAAAATGAAAATGGGTTGCTTAATGATCTTGAATTCTGTTTGGATAATCTGATTTCAGACAAGTATGGCTATGAGCATGACAGGATAGACAACAATGCTCGCGCCCACCTGAAGTCATTCCTATTGTCTTCAAGCGAAACCGTTCCTGTAAGGAATTCAAGATTGGATTTGGGAACATGGCAATCAGTATTCTTCATTGAATTGGATGGTCCCAGAAGCGGCAGAACCGTTTCGCTGTCAATAATTGGGCAAACGGAATGA
- the pheT gene encoding phenylalanine--tRNA ligase subunit beta, producing the protein MPVITFKYQDLKDLGIDMEQDELIDTLPMMASDIEDFDDEEIKVEFFPNRPDNLSVEGVARSFKGFIGQETGLPEYPVEESGESVKVDDEITKIRPYIAFAKIEGVDFTGDKLKYVMDFQENLHWVIGRDRKKVAIGIHNADVVEAPYNYIATEKDENAFIALEKDEPMTPEEILTQHEKGVAYAHLIEDFDKYPLILDKDNNVLSMPPIINGELTKINEDVKNIIVDVTGTDERAVNQTLNIICSSFAEVGGKIKSMDIVYDDRTVTTPDLTPQVGEVHVDLANELIGGTDLDAEEIKELLSKARFDSEIIDDNTLKVYIPSYRVDILHEVDIVENIAIQYRIKKINAELPAVSTVAYPNKWFTSEKLMREVMVGLGFQEVMSLMLTSEEAHYEKMLQEEEDHVQVARPITIDRTMIRTSLINSLMEFLEDNKHEDLPQKIFEIGDVLYLDDSTENKTRTSKKLAGLICHSTANFTEIKSVVTAVLENLGYSMELSDSDNPSFIPGRVADVYGRSKNSDVQGFFGEISPEVITNFTLDYPVIGFEIEFV; encoded by the coding sequence ATGCCAGTTATTACATTCAAATATCAGGATTTAAAAGATTTAGGAATAGATATGGAGCAAGATGAGTTAATAGATACCTTACCTATGATGGCAAGTGACATTGAGGACTTTGATGATGAGGAAATTAAAGTAGAATTCTTCCCTAACCGTCCGGACAACCTTTCAGTAGAGGGAGTGGCCAGATCATTCAAGGGATTCATCGGTCAGGAAACAGGACTTCCAGAATACCCAGTCGAAGAATCTGGAGAATCAGTGAAGGTTGACGATGAAATTACCAAAATCAGACCATACATCGCTTTTGCAAAAATCGAAGGTGTTGATTTCACAGGAGACAAACTCAAATATGTTATGGATTTCCAGGAAAACCTCCACTGGGTAATTGGACGTGACAGGAAAAAGGTAGCTATCGGTATTCATAATGCAGATGTTGTAGAAGCTCCATACAACTACATCGCAACCGAAAAGGACGAAAATGCATTTATAGCTCTTGAAAAAGATGAACCGATGACTCCAGAAGAAATACTTACCCAGCATGAAAAGGGAGTGGCCTATGCTCATTTGATTGAAGATTTTGACAAATACCCATTGATTCTTGATAAGGACAACAATGTACTTTCAATGCCACCAATAATCAACGGAGAATTAACCAAAATCAACGAAGATGTTAAAAACATTATTGTTGACGTGACTGGAACCGATGAAAGGGCAGTAAACCAAACCCTAAACATCATCTGCAGCTCATTTGCAGAGGTTGGAGGAAAGATAAAAAGCATGGACATAGTATACGATGACAGAACCGTCACAACACCTGATTTGACCCCTCAGGTTGGGGAAGTTCATGTGGATTTGGCAAATGAACTTATTGGTGGAACAGACCTTGATGCTGAGGAAATCAAGGAATTGCTCTCAAAGGCAAGATTCGACTCTGAAATAATTGATGACAATACTTTAAAAGTATATATTCCATCATATAGAGTAGATATCCTTCATGAAGTAGACATAGTTGAAAATATAGCTATACAATACAGAATCAAGAAAATTAACGCTGAATTGCCAGCCGTTTCAACAGTGGCATATCCGAACAAATGGTTCACTTCAGAAAAGCTCATGAGGGAAGTGATGGTTGGGCTTGGATTCCAGGAAGTCATGAGCCTCATGCTTACAAGCGAAGAGGCACACTACGAAAAGATGCTTCAGGAAGAAGAGGACCATGTACAGGTAGCAAGACCAATAACCATCGACAGAACCATGATTAGAACTAGTCTAATCAACAGTTTGATGGAATTTTTGGAAGACAACAAGCATGAGGACCTACCTCAAAAGATTTTTGAAATCGGAGATGTTCTCTATCTTGACGATTCAACTGAAAACAAGACAAGGACTTCAAAGAAATTGGCCGGACTTATCTGCCATTCAACTGCAAACTTCACAGAAATCAAATCAGTGGTTACCGCAGTATTGGAAAACCTTGGATACAGCATGGAACTGTCAGACAGCGACAATCCAAGTTTCATTCCAGGAAGGGTAGCTGACGTTTACGGAAGATCAAAAAACAGTGATGTTCAAGGATTCTTCGGAGAAATCTCTCCAGAAGTAATTACAAACTTTACCTTAGATTATCCAGTAATCGGATTTGAAATAGAATTCGTATAG
- a CDS encoding valine--tRNA ligase has translation MSGKEIPKDYDFKNEKKWEKKWEDEDIYKFIGDGTRPRYIIDTPPPYPTGSIHLGHVLNWVYIDMNARYRRMKGNDVLFTQGWDCHGLPTEVKVEETHGIKKNDVSRAKFREFCVELTTENIAKMKDQMQALGFSQDWSREFITMTPEYMFKTQYSFLKMYDEGLIYQGIHPVNWCPRCETAIAFAEVEYSDNQTNLNYVNFPPATEDSYDDIASSKESGKVADPSDEGVLIATTRPELMSACVAVVVHPDDERYSSLIGKYVEVPLSCQKVKIIPDEEVDPEYGTGAVMVCTFGDKTDVAWVNKHNLEIIDAIDETGHLTDAAGRYAGMDLQTCKQQTIDDLKDEGYLLKQEVVDQNVGQCWRCKTPIEILVKKQWFVAVRELIDKTKEAAEEMNWVPEHMKSRMINWADSMEWDWCISRQRIFATPIPVWYCKDCGKVMLPDVDQLPIDPTVDKPKRACECGCTEFIGEEDVLDTWMDSSISPLSIAGWPNEGYMDNFPANIRPQGHDIIRTWAFYTTLRCLALEGEKPFDDIVINGMVFGEDGYKMSKSRGNVIAPDDVIAEYGADPLRTWAANSVPGSDVAFDWKDIKHGFKFLRKFWNAFRFISMQIFDGEIVEPTLYEPIDLWILSKLNMLNENVDEAYATYNFADTISSIEKFIWHDFCDEYIEAVKYRLYGDDVSDESRNAAKYTLKKVVEDSLKFLAPIVPFFAEEVYQYFSDDSIHKTSWPEVGIIDLEAVENGDRAIELIDEVRRFKSTSKIPLNAPLAEVNIFTDDLGDVFEEFAETIRGTLKIESLAIKSGKPEVHEKIVEITPDMAKIGPKFKGDAGKIVGYLNSTPIEELESALVENGEIAVGDLVVEEDMLNIKKDIVGASGKKVDILQAEDLGIILEVIR, from the coding sequence ATGTCAGGAAAAGAAATCCCAAAGGATTATGATTTTAAAAATGAGAAGAAATGGGAAAAGAAATGGGAAGATGAGGATATTTACAAATTCATCGGTGACGGAACAAGGCCTAGATACATTATCGACACTCCGCCACCATATCCAACAGGCTCAATCCACTTGGGTCATGTTTTGAATTGGGTTTACATTGACATGAACGCAAGATACAGAAGAATGAAAGGCAATGATGTGCTTTTCACCCAGGGATGGGACTGCCACGGCCTTCCAACAGAGGTAAAGGTTGAGGAAACCCACGGAATCAAGAAGAATGACGTTTCAAGGGCGAAGTTCAGGGAATTCTGTGTTGAGCTAACCACTGAAAACATTGCAAAGATGAAGGATCAGATGCAGGCTTTAGGGTTTTCACAGGACTGGAGCCGCGAGTTCATCACCATGACTCCGGAATACATGTTCAAGACCCAGTACTCATTTTTGAAGATGTATGATGAGGGACTTATCTATCAGGGAATTCACCCTGTAAACTGGTGTCCTCGCTGTGAAACAGCTATTGCCTTTGCTGAGGTTGAGTATTCAGACAACCAGACCAACCTCAACTACGTCAATTTCCCTCCTGCAACTGAGGATTCATATGACGACATAGCATCCTCCAAGGAGTCAGGTAAGGTTGCTGACCCTTCAGACGAGGGTGTTTTGATTGCAACCACAAGGCCTGAACTGATGTCTGCATGTGTGGCTGTTGTTGTTCATCCTGATGATGAAAGGTACTCCTCACTTATCGGCAAGTACGTTGAAGTGCCTTTGTCCTGTCAGAAAGTTAAAATCATTCCTGATGAGGAAGTGGACCCTGAATACGGTACCGGTGCTGTAATGGTCTGTACCTTTGGGGACAAGACTGACGTTGCATGGGTAAACAAGCACAACCTTGAAATCATTGATGCAATCGACGAGACCGGTCACTTGACTGATGCTGCAGGAAGATATGCCGGAATGGATTTGCAAACCTGCAAACAACAGACAATTGACGATTTGAAGGATGAGGGATATCTCTTAAAGCAGGAAGTTGTTGACCAGAATGTAGGTCAGTGCTGGAGATGCAAGACCCCTATCGAGATTCTCGTTAAAAAGCAATGGTTTGTAGCGGTCCGCGAGCTTATTGACAAGACCAAGGAAGCCGCTGAGGAAATGAACTGGGTTCCGGAACACATGAAAAGCAGAATGATCAACTGGGCTGATTCTATGGAATGGGACTGGTGTATCTCAAGGCAAAGAATCTTTGCAACCCCAATTCCTGTATGGTACTGTAAGGACTGTGGTAAGGTAATGTTGCCTGACGTTGACCAGTTGCCGATTGATCCTACCGTGGACAAGCCGAAAAGGGCATGTGAGTGCGGCTGCACTGAATTCATTGGGGAAGAGGATGTTTTGGATACCTGGATGGACAGTTCAATTTCTCCTTTATCCATTGCAGGATGGCCTAACGAAGGATATATGGACAATTTCCCGGCAAACATCCGTCCGCAGGGCCACGACATCATCAGGACCTGGGCGTTCTACACAACCCTCAGATGCCTTGCATTGGAAGGTGAAAAGCCGTTTGATGACATCGTAATCAACGGTATGGTGTTCGGTGAGGACGGATACAAGATGAGTAAGTCCAGGGGAAACGTTATCGCTCCGGATGACGTAATAGCCGAATACGGTGCAGATCCGTTGAGGACCTGGGCTGCAAACAGCGTTCCTGGTTCAGACGTTGCATTTGACTGGAAGGACATCAAGCACGGATTCAAGTTCCTTCGCAAATTCTGGAACGCTTTCAGGTTCATCAGCATGCAGATATTCGATGGCGAAATCGTTGAGCCTACTCTATATGAGCCTATTGATTTATGGATTTTATCAAAGCTAAACATGTTAAATGAAAATGTCGATGAGGCATATGCTACCTACAACTTTGCAGACACCATCAGCTCAATCGAAAAGTTCATCTGGCATGACTTCTGTGACGAGTACATCGAAGCCGTAAAGTACAGGCTCTACGGTGATGACGTCTCCGACGAAAGCAGAAACGCAGCAAAATACACCCTGAAGAAGGTTGTTGAGGATTCACTCAAGTTCCTCGCACCGATAGTTCCTTTCTTTGCAGAGGAAGTCTACCAATACTTCTCAGACGACTCAATACACAAGACATCCTGGCCTGAAGTTGGAATAATCGACCTTGAGGCAGTGGAAAACGGTGACAGGGCAATCGAGCTTATCGATGAAGTCAGAAGATTCAAGTCAACCTCAAAGATACCTCTAAACGCTCCATTGGCAGAGGTAAACATCTTCACGGACGACCTTGGGGACGTCTTCGAAGAGTTTGCAGAAACAATCAGGGGAACATTGAAAATCGAAAGCCTTGCAATCAAGTCCGGAAAGCCTGAAGTACATGAGAAGATTGTTGAAATCACTCCTGACATGGCAAAGATCGGACCTAAGTTCAAAGGGGATGCAGGCAAAATCGTAGGCTACTTGAACAGCACTCCTATTGAGGAACTGGAATCAGCATTGGTTGAAAACGGCGAAATAGCTGTTGGCGACCTTGTGGTTGAAGAGGACATGCTCAACATCAAGAAGGACATTGTAGGGGCATCAGGTAAGAAGGTCGACATCCTCCAGGCTGAAGATTTGGGAATTATATTGGAAGTAATCAGATAG
- a CDS encoding SseB family protein: protein MTNSRLEDLMAIDPGEMSEDVQKEFFNELKASRLFLPVNFISNPINPEELEEWETLELSEPLRFEPVLLKINEKFVLPLFTNEEALEQMGRVNVINYAATDIAELLLNLENVSEVLINPNTDSSIGMARESFVMQCLADEISGMIDIASDLNEFAVPLEQNTKFYLRSETPFMADEAEEDVFTASEPFFVSSLDVFHPEYEYLNVLVVPKGMMFLYLGNIVDNLEENHDVVLAPVIRFHLEESENDTFIWKAIEQELGG, encoded by the coding sequence ATGACAAATTCAAGATTGGAAGATTTAATGGCAATTGATCCGGGAGAGATGAGTGAAGATGTTCAAAAGGAATTTTTCAATGAGCTTAAGGCTTCAAGACTGTTTCTTCCTGTTAATTTCATTTCAAACCCTATCAATCCGGAGGAGCTTGAGGAATGGGAAACCCTGGAGCTTTCAGAACCCCTGAGGTTCGAACCTGTTCTTTTGAAAATCAACGAGAAGTTTGTTCTCCCTCTATTTACCAATGAGGAGGCCCTGGAACAGATGGGTAGGGTCAACGTAATAAATTATGCTGCAACTGATATTGCAGAGTTGCTTTTGAATTTGGAAAACGTTTCAGAGGTTCTCATCAACCCAAACACAGATTCCTCCATTGGAATGGCTAGGGAATCATTTGTCATGCAGTGTCTTGCAGATGAAATCAGCGGCATGATTGATATTGCAAGCGATCTAAATGAGTTTGCAGTGCCTCTTGAACAGAATACAAAGTTCTACCTCAGAAGCGAAACCCCATTCATGGCCGATGAGGCAGAGGAGGATGTCTTTACCGCCAGCGAACCGTTCTTTGTAAGTTCCCTTGACGTTTTCCATCCCGAATATGAATATCTCAATGTTCTTGTGGTTCCTAAGGGAATGATGTTTCTCTACCTTGGAAACATTGTGGACAACCTGGAGGAGAACCATGACGTTGTCCTGGCTCCTGTAATAAGGTTCCATCTTGAGGAAAGTGAAAACGACACATTCATCTGGAAAGCCATCGAACAGGAATTGGGTGGATGA
- a CDS encoding SseB family protein, which yields MDGEGNSRLKELMERSPNSMDEKGQKEFLAELQKAVFFLPVDIDYEVLDFTAEDLGREPNPEEPISFAPIVATSTDGKSILPLFTDMEEADRFDYSNFISVGCDEIAALLIQTDDDMDVVINPTHENAVGMSRESFLDFVSANKIREIEGMILVNSRPLKEESRFYLREHTPLMRKLSEDGVFTSKLPFNASFRDNFTEDSPYLNILIVPKGVRYLYVGENGTYGDSIFPPVIRFRLVEEDGNVFTWKCISQDLNVPSGRNWKWIWVVMAVFIVIALIIIFIYCV from the coding sequence ATGGACGGCGAGGGCAATTCAAGGCTAAAGGAACTTATGGAAAGGTCCCCCAACAGCATGGATGAGAAGGGCCAAAAGGAGTTTTTGGCCGAGCTTCAAAAGGCCGTCTTTTTCCTTCCGGTTGACATCGACTACGAGGTTCTTGACTTTACTGCAGAGGACCTTGGAAGGGAGCCCAACCCTGAAGAACCCATCAGCTTTGCCCCAATCGTTGCAACAAGCACAGATGGGAAATCCATCCTTCCCCTCTTCACCGACATGGAGGAGGCAGACAGGTTTGACTACTCAAATTTCATAAGCGTAGGCTGCGATGAGATTGCGGCCCTTCTAATCCAGACCGACGATGACATGGACGTTGTCATAAACCCAACCCATGAGAATGCCGTGGGAATGAGCAGGGAATCCTTCCTGGACTTTGTAAGCGCAAACAAGATAAGGGAAATCGAAGGGATGATTCTGGTAAATTCCAGACCGTTGAAGGAGGAGTCCAGGTTCTATCTGAGGGAGCATACTCCGTTGATGAGGAAGCTTTCCGAGGATGGGGTTTTCACATCAAAACTTCCCTTCAATGCCAGCTTTAGGGACAACTTCACCGAGGACTCTCCCTATCTCAACATTCTTATAGTTCCCAAGGGCGTCCGTTACCTCTATGTGGGGGAGAACGGAACCTATGGGGATTCAATATTTCCTCCGGTCATAAGGTTCCGCCTTGTTGAGGAGGATGGAAACGTTTTCACATGGAAATGCATATCCCAGGACCTAAACGTCCCTTCAGGAAGGAATTGGAAATGGATATGGGTTGTCATGGCTGTATTTATAGTTATTGCCCTCATCATAATATTTATATATTGTGTATAA
- a CDS encoding SseB family protein, with product MNEKIKEMMMQNPQDKSEEYQKLFFDEFRKSTLLLPLSDEENVVGLTEMNDNSTIVPFFTDEKEMERFIDFKKYNVAAIRPEDALPMISEIDDVKEIVIDPGSPHSVSIPIETFMEIPRMEFIHELEEIIENEGMTLPEDTRFYLREKGPMMKEESENGIFTSPVPFQAGFRDNFSPEKDCLNILTIPKGTKFITLGSEAKSGDTIFAPPLRFKLVEEKGNVYTWKYISSDMDEKGRNYKFIYLIIAIVIIAIAIAFIKLI from the coding sequence ATGAACGAGAAAATAAAAGAGATGATGATGCAGAACCCGCAGGACAAAAGCGAAGAGTACCAAAAGCTATTTTTTGACGAATTCAGAAAATCAACACTTCTCCTGCCCCTTTCAGATGAGGAGAATGTGGTTGGACTAACCGAAATGAACGACAACAGCACAATCGTTCCCTTTTTTACAGATGAGAAGGAAATGGAAAGGTTTATAGACTTTAAAAAGTACAATGTAGCTGCAATTAGGCCTGAAGATGCACTGCCAATGATTTCAGAGATTGATGATGTAAAAGAAATAGTCATAGATCCCGGAAGTCCACATTCCGTTTCAATTCCAATCGAAACCTTCATGGAAATCCCCAGAATGGAATTCATCCATGAGCTTGAAGAGATAATAGAAAATGAAGGAATGACATTGCCCGAAGATACAAGATTCTATCTGAGAGAAAAGGGACCGATGATGAAGGAGGAATCCGAAAACGGAATATTCACGTCACCGGTTCCATTTCAGGCAGGATTCAGAGACAATTTTTCCCCAGAAAAGGACTGCCTCAACATACTGACCATCCCAAAGGGAACCAAATTCATCACCCTGGGCAGCGAAGCGAAATCAGGAGATACGATATTCGCTCCTCCCCTGCGCTTCAAGCTAGTTGAGGAAAAGGGGAATGTATACACATGGAAATACATATCTTCTGATATGGATGAAAAGGGCAGGAACTATAAATTTATTTATCTGATAATCGCCATAGTAATTATAGCAATCGCTATAGCTTTTATCAAATTAATTTAG
- a CDS encoding SseB family protein: MNQRLKEIMENPIEELTEGEKEELFNIIRETELILPVEIYFDDEVVEEIEPVMIRTYSGKIITPLFTDEEELEDKTILTMQLPTAEIVKLMEDFEVEGVVINPFNKNMLAISVNTLSQLFLPEFEEVVSELRGLLYQNSTTLGSDTELYIRTREPIGEEFIPEIPINASSNPEFRKEYPYLNILRLSKGDRIMYVGNLVDETKHPDVVIAPETEFKLIEKNGNEYIWKCMNQPFYK; encoded by the coding sequence GTGAACCAGAGACTGAAAGAGATAATGGAAAACCCCATAGAAGAATTGACAGAAGGGGAAAAGGAAGAGCTCTTCAACATAATACGGGAAACAGAACTGATTCTCCCAGTTGAAATATACTTTGACGATGAAGTGGTTGAGGAAATAGAGCCCGTAATGATAAGGACATATTCAGGAAAGATAATAACTCCCCTCTTTACAGATGAGGAGGAACTGGAAGACAAGACAATTCTAACAATGCAGCTGCCCACAGCAGAAATAGTAAAGCTCATGGAAGACTTTGAGGTTGAAGGAGTGGTAATAAACCCATTCAACAAAAACATGCTGGCAATAAGCGTAAACACACTTTCACAACTGTTCCTGCCGGAATTTGAAGAGGTGGTAAGCGAACTGAGAGGGCTACTCTATCAGAACTCAACAACCCTGGGATCAGACACCGAGCTTTACATAAGAACAAGAGAACCAATAGGAGAAGAGTTCATACCTGAAATACCAATAAACGCAAGCTCAAACCCAGAATTCAGAAAAGAATATCCCTACCTAAACATATTGAGATTGTCAAAAGGAGACAGGATAATGTATGTGGGGAACCTGGTAGATGAAACCAAGCATCCCGACGTCGTCATCGCTCCTGAAACGGAATTCAAATTGATAGAGAAAAACGGCAATGAATACATTTGGAAATGTATGAATCAACCCTTCTACAAGTAG
- a CDS encoding carboxypeptidase-like regulatory domain-containing protein: MNNRNAIIIAAIIIVVAIAASMIILNYDTAKETNIEIVSNTSLYDGDTISLKLTDEDGKPVAGENITLKFKDSKGWTNEVEVRTNDQGTADYTVSSMEPGNYTLECVYSGSDDHKNSNATLTVTILEEVSQTVSTTSSQTHDSGAFYSPQAGRVVHTGDVEYAPDGNYWIHKGNNEWEKLE, from the coding sequence ATGAACAACAGAAATGCAATAATAATTGCGGCAATCATAATCGTGGTGGCAATAGCTGCATCAATGATTATTCTAAATTATGATACTGCAAAGGAGACAAACATCGAGATAGTGTCGAACACAAGTCTTTACGACGGCGATACAATATCATTGAAGCTGACAGATGAGGATGGAAAGCCAGTGGCCGGAGAGAACATTACGCTGAAATTCAAGGACTCCAAAGGATGGACAAACGAGGTTGAAGTCAGGACAAACGATCAGGGAACTGCAGACTACACGGTAAGCAGCATGGAGCCTGGAAACTACACTTTGGAATGTGTCTATTCCGGCAGCGATGATCACAAGAATTCAAACGCTACCTTGACAGTAACCATTCTTGAAGAAGTTTCCCAGACAGTTTCAACCACCAGCAGCCAAACCCATGATTCCGGAGCGTTTTACAGTCCACAGGCCGGAAGGGTGGTTCATACTGGTGATGTTGAATATGCTCCTGATGGAAATTACTGGATTCACAAAGGAAACAATGAATGGGAAAAATTAGAATAA
- a CDS encoding zinc-ribbon domain-containing protein: MIKCPRCGSKNKEGSKICSNCGYILNKHKSNGVSGKKTTPKRTPKRRPKSKRVSTLDNPQKIVHLNKKKSNRISRLENMIAKREPTKFERKLQSLTRRQVFLIVLIIAVVAFSAYYVFGDKTVDVGGVKFTVPNDFQQTYSDQIENYTVGNGANAQTVDYYWKVLENSKGDEISIDVCTPPGGGVFKESVFDGHAGKKVTINGHEGYYIEDHQYKYSFEFLKHGKIVGVRSNNLTFIKKVV, encoded by the coding sequence TTGATTAAGTGTCCAAGGTGTGGAAGCAAAAATAAGGAAGGATCAAAAATCTGCAGCAACTGCGGATATATCCTAAATAAGCATAAAAGCAATGGAGTTAGCGGGAAAAAGACAACTCCAAAAAGAACACCTAAAAGAAGACCTAAATCAAAAAGAGTTTCAACTCTTGACAATCCTCAGAAAATTGTCCATCTAAACAAGAAGAAATCCAATAGGATTTCCAGGCTTGAGAACATGATAGCTAAAAGGGAACCGACCAAGTTTGAAAGAAAGCTGCAGTCCCTCACCAGAAGACAGGTCTTCCTTATAGTTCTGATAATAGCTGTCGTGGCATTCTCTGCATACTATGTCTTTGGTGACAAGACCGTTGATGTGGGTGGAGTGAAGTTCACTGTTCCTAACGATTTCCAACAGACATACAGCGACCAGATAGAAAATTATACTGTAGGCAATGGAGCCAATGCCCAAACCGTGGACTACTATTGGAAGGTGCTGGAAAACAGCAAAGGAGATGAGATTTCAATTGACGTCTGCACTCCGCCTGGCGGTGGTGTCTTCAAGGAAAGTGTCTTTGACGGCCATGCGGGCAAAAAGGTTACAATCAATGGCCATGAAGGATACTACATTGAAGACCATCAGTACAAGTACAGCTTTGAATTCCTGAAACATGGAAAGATTGTCGGAGTTCGCAGCAACAACCTGACCTTCATCAAAAAGGTTGTTTAA
- the tsaA gene encoding tRNA (N6-threonylcarbamoyladenosine(37)-N6)-methyltransferase TrmO, protein MKHEIISIGTIRTPFKEIEGMPVQTVGGEGVKGEIHLKREYLPGIRNLEQFSHLQLIFIFHEAELEKLDVKPFLADEPMGVFSTFSPIRPNHLGSSIVKLNRIEDNIIYIENLDILDNTPLVDIKPYVPHLYTPTVKDLKTGWFEDRDARSQKAEREFI, encoded by the coding sequence ATGAAACATGAAATCATATCCATAGGAACAATCAGAACTCCATTTAAGGAGATAGAGGGAATGCCTGTTCAGACCGTTGGTGGAGAAGGCGTAAAGGGTGAGATACATCTCAAAAGAGAGTATCTTCCTGGAATCAGGAATCTTGAGCAGTTCTCCCATCTTCAGCTTATTTTTATTTTCCATGAGGCAGAACTTGAAAAGCTTGATGTAAAGCCCTTTCTTGCAGATGAGCCCATGGGCGTATTTTCCACATTCTCGCCAATCAGGCCAAACCATCTTGGATCATCAATCGTCAAGCTAAACAGGATAGAGGACAATATCATTTACATTGAAAACCTTGATATCCTTGACAACACCCCTCTTGTGGACATCAAGCCCTATGTTCCCCACCTATACACTCCTACAGTCAAGGATTTGAAGACAGGCTGGTTTGAGGACAGGGATGCCAGAAGCCAAAAGGCAGAAAGGGAATTCATCTAA
- a CDS encoding DUF4268 domain-containing protein produces MKLGKLEKERDLRKVWKNEAYDFTNWLAEEENLNMLGDEIGLDIELITTEAQIGSFNADILAKEANTDNRIIIENQLESTDHDHLGKIITYGAGQDAKTIIWIVKNVRDEHRQAIDWLNENTNENINIFLCKIELWKIDDSNLAPKIQIISSPNNWSKAVKREINKENLSDTGLLQLEYWTELARYIEDNDFAINPRKPRAQHWYDFAIGSSLAHISLTVNTQKSEVRVQLWIDDSKDLFDYLEEQKEEIENELDVNLEWNRLDNSKASHISIVKNIDIKKEYNWNEAINWQTKTANKFYNAFSNRIKEYNK; encoded by the coding sequence ATGAAATTAGGAAAATTAGAGAAAGAAAGGGACTTAAGAAAAGTTTGGAAAAACGAAGCTTACGATTTTACCAATTGGCTAGCAGAAGAAGAAAATCTAAACATGCTAGGTGATGAAATAGGTCTTGATATTGAATTGATTACCACAGAAGCCCAAATAGGATCTTTTAATGCAGACATATTAGCAAAAGAAGCAAATACTGACAATAGAATCATCATTGAAAATCAACTTGAAAGTACTGATCATGACCATCTGGGAAAAATCATAACATATGGAGCAGGACAGGACGCTAAAACCATCATTTGGATAGTAAAAAATGTTCGCGACGAACATAGACAAGCAATTGACTGGCTAAATGAAAATACAAACGAAAATATCAACATATTTTTATGTAAAATAGAATTATGGAAAATTGATGATTCAAATTTGGCTCCTAAAATTCAGATAATATCTAGCCCTAACAACTGGTCAAAAGCCGTTAAAAGAGAAATCAATAAAGAAAATTTATCTGATACTGGATTATTACAATTAGAATATTGGACAGAATTGGCCAGATATATTGAAGATAACGACTTTGCAATCAATCCTAGAAAACCTAGAGCTCAACATTGGTATGATTTTGCAATCGGGTCAAGTTTAGCACATATCTCATTAACTGTAAACACCCAAAAATCCGAAGTAAGAGTTCAACTATGGATTGATGATAGTAAAGATCTTTTTGATTATTTAGAAGAACAAAAAGAAGAAATTGAAAATGAATTAGATGTTAACCTAGAATGGAATAGATTAGATAATTCCAAAGCTTCCCATATTTCAATTGTGAAAAATATAGATATTAAAAAAGAATATAACTGGAATGAAGCTATCAATTGGCAAACAAAGACTGCAAATAAATTTTATAATGCATTTTCTAACCGCATAAAAGAATATAATAAATAA